In the Clavelina lepadiformis chromosome 8, kaClaLepa1.1, whole genome shotgun sequence genome, one interval contains:
- the LOC143468590 gene encoding uncharacterized protein LOC143468590, with product MMFKLFIFVVIVAQVAASPLVKSNDVNARKEAPTQPTLAEKCEKESDKCVHPASSDPFEKPDDCSHYYQCSNGYLCTMPCPDGLVFNPEIKVCDWPWNVAGCEGEDPTPSPPEASYNSDCLNAVGKPVNKPPFANPEDCDSFFMCWRGYRYEFSCPFWFVFNPSTGCCDWPIKVDECRPTFPPKPTQPPYNDECLDANGKPVSGNPFEKPGDCDNFYQCSNGYLHTMPCAPGTVFNPAIGVCDHPYNVPKCGGTTTTKSTTTTTTAETPPPFDDECLDANGKPVSGNPFEKPGDCDNFYQCSNGYLHTMPCAPGTVFNPAIGVCDHPYNVPKCGGTTTTKSTTTTTTAETPPPFDDECFDANGKPVSGNPFEKPGDCDNFYQCSNGYLHTMPCAPGTVFNPAIGVCDHPYNVPKCGGTTTTKSTTTTTTAETPPPFDDECLDANGKPVSGNPFEKPGDCDNFYQCSNGYLHTMPCASGTVFNPAIGVCDHPYNVPKCGGTTTTKSTTTTTTAETPPPFDDECLDANGKPVSGNPFEKPGDCDNFYQCSNGYLHTMPCAPGTVFNPAIGVCDHPYNVPKCGGTTTTKSTTTTTTAETPPPFDDECLDANGKPVSGNPFEKPGDCDNFYQCSNGYLHTMPCAPGTVFNPAIGVCDHPYNVPKCGGTTTTKSTTTTTTAETPPPFDDECLDANGKPVSGNPFEKPGDCDNFYQCSNGYLHTMPCASGTVFNPAIGVCDHPYNVPKCGGTTTTKSTTTTTTAETPPPFDDECLDANGKPVSGNPFEKPGDCDNFYQCSNGYLHTMPCAPGTVFNPAIGVCDHPYNVPKCGGTTTTKSTTTTTTAETPPPFDDECLDANGKPVSGNPFEKPGDCDNFYQCSNGYLHTMPCAPGTVFNPAIGVCDHPYNVPKCGGTTTTKSTTTTTTAETPPPFDDECLDANGKPVSGNPFEKPGDCDNFYQCSNGYLHTMPCAPGTVFNPAIGVCDHPYNVPKCGGTTTTKSTTTTTTAETPPPFDDECLDANGKPVSGNPFEKPGDCDNFYQCSNGYLHTMPCAPGTVFNPAIGVCDHPYNVPKCGGTTTTKSTTTTTTAETPPPFDDECLDANGKPVSGNPFEKPGDCDNFYQCSNGYLHTMPCAPGTVFNPAIGVCDHPYNVPKCGGTTTTKSTTTTTTAETPPPFDDECLDANGKPVSGNPFEKPGDCDNFYQCSNGYLHTMPCAPGTVFNPAIGVCDHPYNVPKCGGTTTTKSTTTTTTAETPPPFDDECIDANGKPVSGNPFEKPGDCDNFYQCSNGYLHTMPCAPGTVFNPAIGVCDHPYNVPKCGGTTTTKSTTTTTTAETPPPFDDECIDANGKPVSGNPFEKPGDCDNFYQCSNGYLHTMPCAPGTVFNPAIGVCDHPYNVPKCGGTTTTKSTTTTTTAETPPPFDDECLDANGKPVSGNPFEKPGDCDNFYQCSNGYLHTMPCAPGTVFNPAIGVCDHPYNVPKCGGTTTTKSTTTTTTAETPPPFDGIVKYVSNC from the exons ATGATGTTCAAGTTGTTTATCTTTGTCGTCATTGTCGCCCAAGTCGCCGCCTCTCCTTTAGTCAAAAGCAATGACGTAAACGCCAGGAAGGAG GCGCCCACGCAGCCCACTTTGGCGGAAAAGTGCGAGAAAGAATCAG ATAAATGTGTCCATCCTGCAAGCAGCGACCCATTCGAAAAGCCGGACGACTGCAGCCATTACTACCAG tgtTCCAATGGCTACCTGTGTACAATGCCCTGTCCTGATGGCCTCGTATTTAACCCAGAAATTAAAGTTTGTGATTGGCCGTGGAATGTTGCCGGATGTGAAGGGGAGGATCCGACCCCGTCACCACCGGAGGCATCTTATAACT CTGATTGCTTGAATGCTGTTGGAAAACCTGTCAATAAACCTCCATTTGCCAACCCTGAAGACTGTGACAGCTTTTTCATG TGCTGGCGTGGATATCGATATGAATTCAGTTGTCcattttggtttgttttcaaTCCGAGCACGGGATGCTGTGATTGGCCAATAAAGGTTGACGAATGCAGACCGACTTTTCCCCCGAAACCAACCCAGCCCCCGTATAATG atGAATGTCTTGATGCTAATGGGAAACCAGTCAGTGGTAATCCGTTTGAGAAACCTGGAGATTGCGATAACTTTTACCAG TGCTCGAATGGTTACCTACACACCATGCCATGTGCCCCTGGTACCGTGTTTAACCCTGCCATAGGTGTGTGTGACCATCCATACAACGTTCCTAAGTGTGgtggtacaacaacaacaaaatcaacaactacTACAACAACAGCAGAAACACCTCCACCATTTGATG atGAATGTCTTGATGCTAATGGGAAACCAGTCAGTGGTAATCCGTTTGAGAAACCTGGAGATTGCGATAACTTTTACCAG TGCTCGAATGGTTACCTACACACCATGCCATGTGCCCCTGGTACCGTGTTTAACCCTGCCATAGGTGTGTGTGACCATCCATACAACGTTCCTAAGTGTGgtggtacaacaacaacaaaatcaacaactacTACAACAACAGCAGAAACACCTCCACCATTTGATG atGAATGTTTTGATGCTAATGGGAAACCAGTCAGTGGTAATCCGTTTGAGAAACCTGGAGATTGCGATAACTTTTATCAG TGCTCGAATGGTTACCTACACACCATGCCATGTGCCCCTGGTACCGTGTTTAACCCTGCCATAGGTGTGTGTGACCATCCATACAACGTTCCTAAGTGTGgtggtacaacaacaacaaaatcaacaactacTACAACAACAGCAGAAACACCTCCACCATTTGATG atGAATGTCTTGATGCTAATGGGAAACCAGTCAGTGGTAATCCGTTTGAGAAACCTGGAGATTGCGATAACTTTTACCAG TGCTCGAATGGTTACCTACACACCATGCCATGTGCCTCTGGTACCGTGTTTAACCCTGCCATAGGTGTGTGTGACCATCCATACAACGTTCCTAAGTGTGgtggtacaacaacaacaaaatcaacaactacTACAACAACAGCAGAAACACCTCCACCATTTGATG atGAATGTCTTGATGCTAATGGGAAACCAGTCAGTGGTAATCCGTTTGAGAAACCTGGAGATTGCGATAACTTTTACCAG TGCTCGAATGGTTACCTACACACCATGCCATGTGCCCCTGGTACCGTGTTTAACCCTGCCATAGGTGTGTGTGACCATCCATACAACGTTCCTAAGTGTGgtggtacaacaacaacaaaatcaacaactacTACAACAACAGCAGAAACACCTCCACCATTTGATG atGAATGTCTTGATGCTAATGGGAAACCAGTCAGTGGTAATCCGTTTGAGAAACCTGGAGATTGCGATAACTTTTACCAG TGCTCGAATGGTTACCTACACACCATGCCATGTGCCCCTGGTACCGTGTTTAACCCTGCCATAGGTGTGTGTGACCATCCATACAACGTTCCTAAGTGTGgtggtacaacaacaacaaaatcaacaactacTACAACAACAGCAGAAACACCTCCACCATTTGATG atGAATGTCTTGATGCTAATGGGAAACCAGTCAGTGGTAATCCGTTTGAGAAACCTGGAGATTGCGATAACTTTTACCAG TGCTCGAATGGTTACCTACACACCATGCCATGTGCCTCTGGTACCGTGTTTAACCCTGCCATAGGTGTGTGTGACCATCCATACAACGTTCCTAAGTGTGgtggtacaacaacaacaaaatcaacaactacTACAACAACAGCAGAAACACCTCCACCATTTGATG atGAATGTCTTGATGCTAATGGGAAACCAGTCAGTGGTAATCCGTTTGAGAAACCTGGAGATTGCGATAACTTTTACCAG TGCTCGAATGGTTACCTACACACCATGCCATGTGCCCCTGGTACCGTGTTTAACCCTGCCATAGGTGTGTGTGACCATCCATACAACGTTCCTAAGTGTGgtggtacaacaacaacaaaatcaacaactacTACAACAACAGCAGAAACACCTCCACCATTTGATG atGAATGTCTTGATGCTAATGGGAAACCAGTCAGTGGTAATCCGTTTGAGAAACCTGGAGATTGCGATAACTTTTACCAG TGCTCGAATGGTTACCTACACACCATGCCATGTGCCCCTGGTACCGTGTTTAACCCTGCCATAGGTGTGTGTGACCATCCATACAACGTTCCTAAGTGTGgtggtacaacaacaacaaaatcaacaactacTACAACAACAGCAGAAACACCTCCACCATTTGATG atGAATGTCTTGATGCTAATGGGAAACCAGTCAGTGGTAATCCGTTTGAGAAACCTGGAGATTGCGATAACTTTTACCAG TGCTCGAATGGTTACCTACACACCATGCCATGTGCCCCTGGTACCGTGTTTAACCCTGCCATAGGTGTGTGTGACCATCCATACAACGTTCCTAAGTGTGgtggtacaacaacaacaaaatcaacaactacTACAACAACAGCAGAAACACCTCCACCATTTGATG atGAATGTCTTGATGCTAATGGGAAACCAGTCAGTGGTAATCCGTTTGAGAAACCTGGAGATTGCGATAACTTTTACCAG TGCTCGAATGGTTACCTACACACCATGCCATGTGCCCCTGGTACCGTGTTTAACCCTGCCATAGGTGTGTGTGACCATCCATACAACGTTCCTAAGTGTGgtggtacaacaacaacaaaatcaacaactacTACAACAACAGCAGAAACACCTCCACCATTTGATG atGAATGTCTTGATGCTAATGGGAAACCAGTCAGTGGTAATCCGTTTGAGAAACCTGGAGATTGCGATAACTTTTACCAG TGCTCGAATGGTTACCTACACACCATGCCATGTGCCCCTGGTACCGTGTTTAACCCTGCGATAGGTGTGTGTGACCATCCATACAACGTTCCTAAGTGTGgtggtacaacaacaacaaaatcaacaactacTACAACAACAGCAGAAACACCTCCACCATTTGATG atGAATGTCTTGATGCTAATGGGAAACCAGTCAGTGGTAATCCGTTTGAGAAACCTGGAGATTGCGATAACTTTTACCAG TGCTCGAATGGTTACCTACACACCATGCCATGTGCCCCTGGTACCGTGTTTAACCCTGCCATAGGTGTGTGTGACCATCCATACAACGTTCCTAAGTGTGgtggtacaacaacaacaaaatcaacaactacTACAACAACAGCAGAAACACCTCCACCATTTGATG atGAATGCATTGATGCTAATGGGAAACCAGTCAGTGGTAATCCGTTTGAGAAACCTGGAGATTGCGATAACTTTTACCAG TGCTCGAATGGTTACCTACACACCATGCCATGTGCCCCTGGTACCGTGTTTAACCCTGCCATAGGTGTGTGTGACCATCCATACAACGTTCCTAAGTGTGgtggtacaacaacaacaaaatcaacaactacTACAACAACAGCAGAAACACCTCCACCATTTGATG atGAATGCATTGATGCTAATGGGAAACCAGTCAGTGGTAATCCGTTTGAGAAACCTGGAGATTGCGATAACTTTTACCAG TGCTCGAATGGTTACCTACACACCATGCCATGTGCCCCTGGTACCGTGTTTAACCCTGCCATAGGTGTGTGTGACCATCCATACAACGTTCCTAAGTGTGgtggtacaacaacaacaaaatcaacaactacTACAACAACAGCAGAAACACCTCCACCATTTGATG atGAATGTCTTGATGCTAATGGGAAACCAGTCAGTGGTAATCCGTTTGAGAAACCTGGAGATTGCGATAACTTTTACCAG TGCTCGAATGGTTACCTACACACCATGCCATGTGCCCCTGGTACCGTGTTTAACCCTGCCATAGGTGTGTGTGACCATCCATACAACGTTCCTAAGTGTGgtggtacaacaacaacaaaatcaacaactacTACAACAACAGCAGAAACACCTCCACCATTTGATGGTATTgtgaaatatgtttctaatTGTTAG
- the LOC143469206 gene encoding mucin-2-like translates to MPCAPGTVFNPAIGVCDHPYNVPKCGDSKPSNCSVKWSSWFNTHHPEPYMTSGDWETINHIEAKYGPICTKSTISDVQCVCAGSASDWTTTGDVMTCNTEEGLVCRNSQQSGGFTCVDYKIRFLCSGECGIPPESTAPSCHDKNGKPLSTGPIEKPGDCDHFYQCGAGVLYVMPCAPGTAFNPELGVCDWPYNVPGC, encoded by the exons ATGCCATGTGCCCCTGGTACCGTGTTTAACCCTGCCATAGGTGTGTGTGACCATCCATACAACGTTCCTAAGTGTGgtg ATTCAAAACCGTCGAACTGCAGCGTGAAGTGGAGTTCATGGTTCAACACACACCATCCTGAACCATATATGACGTCTGGTGATTGGGAGACCATCAACCACATCGAGGCCAAGTATGGCCCGATATGCACCAAATCAACCATCTCTGATGTTCAGTGTGTTTGTGCTGGTTCGGCCAGTGATTGGACCACAACTGGAGACGTCATG ACATGCAACACAGAGGAGGGTCTGGTCTGCAGGAACTCACAACAATCTGGGGGATTCACCTGCGTAGATTACAAAATCCGATTCCTCTGCTCCGGTGAATGTGGAATTCCTCCCGAATCTACAG CACCATCTTGTCATGATAAGAATGGTAAACCATTGAGCACAGGTCCAATAGAGAAACCGGGAGACTGCGACCATTTCTACCAGTGTGGTGCAG GGGTGCTCTATGTGATGCCTTGTGCCCCGGGGACTGCATTTAACCCCGAACTGGGAGTTTGTGATTGGCCGTACAACGTCCCGGGATGCTAG